Below is a window of Cydia strobilella chromosome 8, ilCydStro3.1, whole genome shotgun sequence DNA.
AATGTTTTGGAAGCCTTAATTTATGCATCCGAACGAGCCGCCAGTATTGCAAGATATTGTGCAGCTAGCTTAAGTGACGAGAACCTCGTTGTTACTGAGAAATCTGGAGACGAAGCCAACAGCCGTTTTGAGCATGATTTTAAGACTATTGCTGATGTTTTAGCTCAGGAAGCTGCTAAAGTAGAGATAGGTCACCACTGCCAAAACCTTGCAAGTAGTGTTTGGGGTGAAGAGTGTGGAGAAATCAACGGTCACCCTATCAAACTCGGAGACAATGTTGATAAAACAGCTCTTCTATTAAGCCAAATTGTGCCAAAGGAGCAAGCACTTAAACTTGCGGAAGGTTGCCATTGTGAATTAAATCCAAAATTATTTGGTGAATTACCATATGATCTCCCTGCTATAGATGATGCTACATTAGGAGTTTGGATAGATCccataggtatgtatatattttttcattatacCAGGTTGCAGAGTTAAATTCTCAGGTTGTTCCATCTTCAATAGCACGTCCatgcagggccggatctagggtagagcgagtggagcggccgctctaggcgccggatggcaagggggggcgccaaaatggcaaatgagaaaaaaagggtaaaaaacttcaacgaagggcgccaaaaccccattttgctctaccctgatcaaggactcgggccggcactgcctCCATGCACCTGTTCTCCATTACCGTGTATTGTATCGACTACCAGCCGCTGCTTAAAATAaggataataattaataatattagacatTACCCCCACATAAGAGTAGACATTTTAAAAGTTCGTGGGATTACCTAGTTTTAAACTTAACACCTCAGTATACATTTCATTTGATTGAAATCTTTTCCATTTGTTATAGATGCCACAGCGGAATTCATAGCCGGAGTGCAGAACAAACACACAGCAGACAGTGAATCAGGGCTATCTTGTGTCACAGTTCTAATAGGTGCATTCGTGAAGTCCACGGGGGAACCTGTGATGGGGGTTGTCAACCAACCATTCTAtgataagtatgtaaattacaTAGACAAGATGAGCAATTTTAGCAAAACCTAgaaatcatatatttttatattttaaatgttttataggTAGTTTTTAGTTAGAATAATGAGCTTTTTAATTCTTAACTAAGAGAAAAAAGGGTCTCAAATTATCTGTGACTGAATAATTGTATATCCCTaccatattatttaatattataaatgcgaaagtaactctgtcagTCTGTTACCTCTTAAATGTAGATTAGATTTGGAATGGATATAATTAGTTTGAGGCCCAAGGAaagatataggatagttttttatcaataatcatCATCCCACCCAGAAGCTAGTATGTTACATTGTAGTATGGTCTCAAAATGACTTGATGTTGTTGATGCTTAAAAGGCTTTAGCtattagttatattatatactatacTAGATGCGAGTTTCATACTTATCTaactaattttataattgttctTTGCAGTGGTAATGGACGCATATTATGGGGTGCATGCTACAGTGACTATGGCAGGATGGGAGGATGTGAATCACCAAGCTCTCACAATGACAACACTGTGCTTGTTAGCGGCGCTGAATCACCCGAGCTAGTGGAGAGATTCAGGTCCAGTGGGTGGGAGGTTAAACCAGCAAAGGGATGTGGTCATAAACTTCTAAAAGTGGCCTTGGGTGTGTAACATtgtgattttttatttacatggaCACTTTTCTTCCTTTCCATATATTTCGACTTATGCACTTAGAATTAGTGACCAACTGAAACAGAAAGTTCAGTTTTGAAACTTCAGTTGAATAGTACTTAAAATCAGAtacgtacctacttaagtaGCTTTTACAATATTCCCATTTCTGCTATGGTCATTAGAAAACAAATAGAAATCTTAGAAAAGAAACATTCAGAAAGTTATGTGGAATTTTCTCAAGTTATGAAATAAtcttttcaatttattaataattcttATGTGTTTTTAGGTGAAGCTGCTGCATATGTTGTAACAAAAGGAACAACATTCTATTGGGATACCTGTGCCCCACATGCTGTCATTAAAGCAAGAGGTGGGGACATACTCTCTTGTGCGACTCAGACACCTGTTACTTATATGACTAACACAAATAATGAGAAGGCCCACTGCAACTCTGATGGTATAATTGCTTACAGTCAACAAAAAGTACTGTATGGCATCAAAACAGTATTCAACAAAACTTAGGGTGACAA
It encodes the following:
- the LOC134743581 gene encoding inositol polyphosphate 1-phosphatase, coding for MANVLEALIYASERAASIARYCAASLSDENLVVTEKSGDEANSRFEHDFKTIADVLAQEAAKVEIGHHCQNLASSVWGEECGEINGHPIKLGDNVDKTALLLSQIVPKEQALKLAEGCHCELNPKLFGELPYDLPAIDDATLGVWIDPIDATAEFIAGVQNKHTADSESGLSCVTVLIGAFVKSTGEPVMGVVNQPFYDNGNGRILWGACYSDYGRMGGCESPSSHNDNTVLVSGAESPELVERFRSSGWEVKPAKGCGHKLLKVALGEAAAYVVTKGTTFYWDTCAPHAVIKARGGDILSCATQTPVTYMTNTNNEKAHCNSDGIIAYSQQKVLYGIKTVFNKT